The segment TAACAAATGGTGTCCATGATACTAGAGCAATGTGATAATTTGAAGTGAGTGCAACAAACATCATTATATACATCGTGAAGTATATAAAGtgcatgactttgttaccttgagccaatttttcattattttcatcaacaatcaaatcattacttaatatttagtagatatttcatcactattttggtgttccacgtaaaaatatatataatacaacaCAAGCAACTAATATAGAGggtatttttataaaagataaaagtttgaaataaaaatttaatttttaaaagattccaaataatgagatttgatccaaatactataaaaaaattagtatttaacatttatcaaaaatatttgtcaaataataacaaattatattattatttgtcaaattttttccaaatattatttgagaaatCTTAGGGCCAAACAGCCCCAGAGATAAATATTTGTAGCGTAATTATAAGGATCAACATCGATACGTAACAATTGGGATGATAGTTTGATATTCTTTTTCtgtattttaaaatacaatttgGTATTAAGAGAATATTTGTAAAAGTTGTAGGGCCAGCTTTATAATGATGAGCCAATAGAATTTGAAAGATTTAATCGTAAAATAGGAAAGCTGAGTCAGAAAACAGATTTTTATAAAACTAAAGTGTCAGTTCCCTCATGAGTTTTATTTAGCTTTTTTTTAGTATATGATTTCATTTCTTCCCAATTCCCAAACAATAGAACAAAATTATTAACAGGCTCCTGTTTCACTCTTTTTACTAAAATTCCAAAACCttcctttccttttttattataattaattggaactttgcttttatatttttcttcacGTGAAATGTTACCAAGTCATACAAAGACAACCATATCAGGACAaggacttatttttatttttctttcctataaactttttttaaaaaatattcagttCGAATTCGCTGCATCGTATTTAacgatttttatttaattattaccTCCTCAATAAAAGTTGAAATTATTAATAAGCAAATACGAGCTATTAACAAATGCATTATTGCTTCATAAAAGacccttttttatatatatattttctggAGAAGAAAATGTTAAGTAAATTGCTGCCGGTGTTGTTAGGGTGTGCACGTCTGCCACAAATTAGTCTAcaactgaaaaaaaaagataaacaaattaatttacACAATCAAGAGATTTGAAATATTACTATGTTTAATTAAATGCCTGGAATATAAGTTAATCAAATTGAACTTTGTTACATGGAGTGTTTTTCCTTTTATGGGCCCTCACATGCtgcaaattcaaataaataaaaattccaAATCGGGCAGTaaataatactaaataaaataacaaaaaaaatattgttagtgTTTGCATTCATAAGCAATTTCAATGATTATCCCTAAATTATATAAACCCTAAACGATTTTTCTCGGAAGAcgcttaaaaattaaaaaacgtTAGAGATATCACAGAGTTAGTAAAAGTCGAGGGGTTTCATTTGAttctcttttataaaatatatagtagatgtttgAATCTTCTTCAATTTGATTGTGAATAAATTATTTCGAAATAACTTATGGTAAAATTAACAATTCTGATATAATTTATCTCACCGTATATATCAAAcaaattatttcttataaataatgAGATAAGTTATTTAAGcaactaaataaaattacaaaaacttTATCCATCACATTGAACGAAGGAATAGTTGCGATTTTACTCTATTTTGCAGGACGTTGGTGGAACTGAAGACTCactcatttattattttcatttcactAATTATATTATGGTCCActtctttttaaagaaatttaaaaatctcacttaatattattaaaaaataaatataaactcTGGTGTattcatttcataaaataaaacagagaaaaaaataaGGCGATTTATTGACTTGGTGCAATTTTTGTTTGGTAGTTTATATTGACAccatttattattttctccCAAAGCCAAATGTGAATCAAAGAAGTGAGAAAACAGAGGTTTCTGCAAcatacctacctacctacctacaaAGATTTTTACTTTCTTGGTTCAATTTTTCTGCAAAATAATCCCTTTTCTTCAGATGCCTTCTTGTACTAAAAGACATTAATGACAGCTGAACAAGTTTGAAACTTTGTGAGTTCTTGAAAATGATCTTGGGGTTTTTCAAGATTGTTTCAAAGGACCTTGTAAAAATGGTTGAAAATTGTTGAGAGCTGAGTACTAATTCCCTTGTTggggttttcaagattctttGAAAGACATCTTTAAATGTCTGAACAAGCAAAGGTTCGTTTGGTTCGTTGTCCAAAGTGTGAAAATTTGCTACCTGAGCTTACTGATTATTCTGTTTACCAGTGTGGGGGTTGTGGTGCTGTTTTAAGAGGTACTCTTCACTTCtttatattcattttctttgttttttttttctgcttAGTTTACTAGAGGAATGGGTAAAAAACAATTCTTTAAATTGATTTAGAATGGGTGAAGTGCAATTCTTGGAATTGGTTTTTTCTTCAAGTTGTGTGATTTCGTTTTCTTTGACTGTTTCcccttttgttattattgtggTCAGATTGTAACATTGATTTGTTTGCATTAGTGGTTTTTCTTTGTCTTATTGTAGTTGAAGTCTTCTGAGATtgctctctttttctttttttttctctttcttgttaaAGTTAcagctaaaaataaaaatgaggagTTGAATAAATTTGTAGAGAAGTCTGAAGAAGAAACTATGGAGAAGCCTGAGAATTTTGATCTTTCAGATAAGAAACTTATGAATATGGCTGATGGTTCCGGTTACGATGTCAAGTCAAATGGCTCTTCCAGCTCAAGGGATAGGAGGAGGGCTTTGCGCGATGCACCTGAAACGTACAGGGCTAATTTGAGGAATGTTGCGGATAATTGGGCTAATGAGGATGATAGGGTGATGTATAAGACTAACATTGATGAACAAAGACAAGAAAATATGGCCAATGAGTTTGACCCTTTTGACTCTCAGAATGGAAAAGAAATTGAAACCCGAGGGATAGGCCGAATTACTCCATATAGGAGTAGTAGGCAGAGAAGTGAGGCTGAAGTGTTGTCTAGGTCTAGAAGAGCTGATCGTGAAGGTATGAGGTTTTCATCCTCCATTCACTCAGAAGAGGGTTCGTTGCGCTACTCCTCAGGATCGATTTATGATAGTGATAAGAGGTTGTACAGGAAGGATGTGGATGGGTTCAATCAGGAGgaacaaattcaagaaaataaggCTAAAGAATTTGAACTTTCTGAATCCCGGAATGGAAAAGAAATTGAGTCCCGAAGAACAGGTAGAGTTCCAGATTGGAGAAGTGAGGCAGAGGTGTTGCCCAGGGCAAGAAGAGTAGATCCTGAAGGTATGAGGTACGCGTCCTCCGTTAACTCAGAAGAGGGTCCTTCTGGCTACTGGTCAGGTTCAAATTATGATAATGATAAGAGGTTGTATGGGAAAGATGTGGATGATTTAAGTCAGGTTGATTGTCCAGTTGATGAGCGAGCAGAGCTTTTGAGGAAGTTTGATGAGCTAAAAGAGCAGCTCAGTCGGTTTGGTGATGTGTCTGAGTTGCCTAACGAAAGAGTCCCACTTGAAAGGAGGATGGCTCATCATGAAGGTTATGGAAATCCCGTTGACCGGTTTCCTGAAAGCTCTACAAGGATCTTGAATGGAGCTTTGGCACAAAATCATGTTTCTGGTGAAAGACCTCCCTACCTGAACCACTACAATGCGCCCTCGCCTTCTATGAATTCTCATGACATGGCTGGCGGTGGATTTTATCCTTCTAGAGACCGTATCCAGGGATATGGAGGTCCTCGAAGGTCCCAATTGCTTGGTGGAGATCCATACGAAGCCCCAGCTCCATTTCAATTGCAGCCCTCTCACTCCCGTTTTTCTGGGCGGTCAATGGGTAATGAAATCACACCTACAGATCCTTATCGACCTTACCTGCCTCAGGCTAATCCTCATCATCCATCTTGTAATTGTTTTCACTGCTGCAACTTAAATCAAGTCCGTAGACGAGCTCCACCCGCTGCTTTTGGTGAGAAAAGGTTCTCTGACATTTCACAGAACCCAACGTTCCACCATCATCAAAATAGAGGTGCATTTGGTAAGCAAGATTATAATCCTCGAAATGCCAATCCTCTTCCGTTAAAGCCGCAGAATCCTCAATCACAAATGGCTCATTTTGTTGACCTGAATGCAGCTGTAGGTGGTTTTGCTCGTCGACTTCCTCCCAGGGGTCAGTCTAGTGGACAATTATGTCTACCTGTAGCTGGTGGAGCCCCATTTTTAACGTGCTTCAATTGTTTTCAGCTGCTGCAAATACCTAAGGAAGTTTTTCATGGTGGTAAAAGGCAAAAAATGAAATGTGGGTCATGTTCTGCAGTTATGGTTATTGCAGTTTCAGATAATAAACTGACTGTTTCTATTGATGAACGAATAGATAAAAGCACTAAAAAGATGGGTCATCAACAGAGAGTCATGTTGAATGAAGGGAATCGATACTCCAATGGACATACAAACCGTCCTAGCATGACCTTTTCCTCCGAAGATTACGATACTTCTAAATATGATTTCCATGCAATGGATCAAGAACTTGGATCACTATCAACAGGCCGTGGAAGTTCCCTTAAATCTGCTGAGATGAGAAGCCTTTGTTCTACATCTTCACGCAGTTCAAGGGAAGAGGACAACCTCAATAAATTTGCTGCAACAATGGAAAAGTCTGACTCTGAGCTGCCAATGAAGGGTAAAGAATCTCCACCACCAGCTGGTTCGCCACTGCAAGAGTACTTTGACCATTCTAACAAATTTCATGCTGCCAACCGACTGGATCATGGAAACAGAAGTACGCGCTCAGATGCAGAGAAGCTGATGCAAAAAAGAACTACTTCAGAGCAGAACTCCACTAAAGATTTAGCTGCAGCAACTGAGATGGACATACCATCCAATGAGTATGGTAACACTAGCTCATCTTTAGGGTCTGGTGTATATTGTAAAGAAGGAGACCAGCTGAAAGCCACTAAAGCATCATTTTTCTCTGGCATTATAAAGAACAGTTTTAAAGAATTCAGCCGATCTGATTCTTCCGATGGGGAAAAGGCCAACATTACCGTTAATGGGCATCTTATACCAGATAGGTTGATTAAAAGGGCAGAAAAGCGTGCTGGACCAATACAACCTGGACATTACTGGTAAGTGACCAGACCTTCAATTATTCAACCTGTTCATTCTTTGAGTTTAAACACGATCTCTTTTACTCTTAAAGGCCTGAAATAGCATAAGTGACTATTTCAGTATTCTGTTtccttatttattcattttagatttttttttttttttggggggtgggggaATAAAGCTCTATATAATTCTAGTTTGCTTggtgaaatatttataagagaCTATGATTTTCCTATTAAATCTATACTGATTTTGTGGAATTGCATTAACCAAGTTGCAACATAAAATCCATTCGATAAGTATGATCATGCAGAAGTTGCACAGTTACAATGAGAAATTACATTAGTCAAATCTTCACATGGAACCTCTTGGAAGCGATATCACGACATGCATATGATTAGCGCTGTTGTTTCTGAGATACTGAGGAAAATACTCTAAGTACCTGGGAAAGAACTCCAATGTTGTATCGATCATTTGACAGTGTACATGATTTGTAGTTCTAGTTCTACTTAAATTTGTAAGAGGGTTCCTATTTTTGATGGTTCAGTTCTGTCAATTGGTCTACATTTTTCAGCTACAAAGATTCCCTTTACCCAGACTTAAACCATATTTTGGTTTATCGTAAAATCACATTTACAAGTAAATTGCTTCTTGACTTAATTTCCTATGCTAGGTATGATTTTCGAGCTGGATTTTGGGGAGTTATCGGTGGTCATTGTCTGGGCATTATCCCTGTAAGATTTGCTATTTTCCAGTAGATACTTGTAGCCTGTATGCTCCTTCTTTAGTTATGCTTACCCATACTATAACTATTCTTCTCGCAGCCATTTATTGAAGAATTTAACTATCCCATGCCTGTAAACTGTGCTGGTGGAGGTACTGGAGTATTTGTTAACGGGAGAGAGCTTAACCCAAAGGATCTGAAGTTGCTTGCAAGTAGGGGCCTTCCAGCTGACAGAGACGGGTCTTATATTCTTGAAATTTCTGGTAGAGTCCTTGACGAGGATTCTGGTGAAGAGTTAGAGAGCCTGGGAAAACTTGCTCCGACGTGAGTATCAATCAATTCTATGATAGCTCTAAGTTTTCAATAATTCTTTCTTGCGATCAATTAGTTGTTCATATTGCTCTGTAAAGGTTCATGTTGCTGTTTCAGTTCGTTGAATGACCCCTGGCCTACATTGTGTTAGCAATATATACTAACACACTGCtctaaaaaattacatatcgaACCCCACATGCAACACAAACATCCCGTTTCCCAGACACCTTACAGTTGAGATCAATGATCAAAAGATATATAACTGATGTACTGTTTATTGTAAACCTATGATAACATGATACGTTGCTGCCTTAAGATGTAGCTAATATATATTGCAGTCTTGATCGTTGCTCCCTATTTCTTGCTTCAACCTTTCATATTTATAACGATCCTGCtcatatttatgatattatccaTTTCTCACAATTATAGAACATTTTGATTTCAGACTGTGGTAACTAACTTAACACTTATTTTCAGCGTTGAGAAAGCAAAGCGTGGTTTTGGGATGAGACCTCCAAAAGTAGAAGCATAACTACCATTAGAAAGAGTTTGGCCTTACTAGGAAGGAGGCTGCTTACAATATACGGAAAATCTGGAGCTGCAGTGCCTGACAGGTGAATGTTAGGTTACTGTGAAGGAGACATGTAAAATGGAacttagattatttttgttttgtcgCGTGCCAGTGAGAAATTTGTGTCTTACAGATCTAcatactttcttcttcttcttctctgtcgatgtaaattcattaaaatgtaGTTGCTGTGTGCACTTGTGTAGTAGTATTAAAGGAAGTTTGTGTGGCTACTACTGAATCATGGCTATATGGTTGTGCAAATATTGTATTAAAAAACTCCTTTGCACGGTTAGCTTTCTAGCTGTAATGCAGATTGTTTCTGTAttctatttaaattaaattagagcAAGATGCTTCTTGTACTAAATAGTAAATACTACTAATACTCACATGAGGATTTAGTTAATAATTCTCCATCCCATCGTATgtgtttaaaattattatttccttTTAACAGATTTTCAAATAGCAGAAAATTACCAAACATATAAGcacctaaaataattttttattttggcatTTTAACTGAGATTCTTGCCTATTAAACACCTATGTTTTTGTCCAAAATGTATCTATTAAACAATATTTCACGCttaaaatgatgataaaaatatatatactaaatcttAGCTATAGATCATTCGATAGTACAAAGGAATcctatttctatatttattatacTAGAAAAGGGGAAGCCAatgatttttattgaaaatttgcaatttttatttgtgatattttcaatttttaaaatataataatatttattttttctatcaataatattaacattAGAAATCAAAGGAAATGTATGAATAAAAAGGTCgagaaataataaacaaatgtGTTTCTTAATTAgtaatgataaaatatgataGAATTTTggacaattaaattaaaactttaaatttaaatcataGGGATAGTTGCTACATTTTAAGTAGTActtatttaatatgaatttttttgataatgtaAATTTAGAAACAAGCATAATCAATATgtgttaattataaaaaattatatgtaagatagaagataaaataattaaaagataaataattgctacttaaataattaaattttcatcattaatatttatttaaaattacttAGTTAGCatatcaagttttttttttttaatttttcttttcccttcaacattaattatttatttttaattatttttcaaaaagcaaaattatatgtcaattaatataaatattgtggtaaaatagttatattaattagaatataagaggcatataatatttaaaattaacaaatgGAAGAAATTGGAAGGCAAACTAATTAGAATTTAAGAGGCatataacatttaaaattaacaaatagaAGAAATTGGAAGGCCAATACTCAATATGAAATCACTGTTAGACTGCGCCAAGTTTCAAACCAGTATCATCAAATCGGGTCTAACCCCAAGAATCATTGATGTCAACCATCTTATTCATATATACTCAAAGCACTTTCTTGTTCATGATGTCCAGAAAGTGTTTGATGAAATGCCTGAAAGAAATGTTTTCTCTTGGAATGCTATTATAAACACCTATGTTAAAGATCAAAACTTTGCTAAAGCAAGAACGCTTTTTAATGCTGCTCCCTTAAAGGATTGTGTGACGTACAACACAATGCTGTCCGGTTATGTCAATTCTGAAGGATTTCAGGATGAAGCAGTTCGATTATTTGCCGAAATGCAATTTGCTGACAAAGTATCTGAATATGCCTTGACTACCATGCTTGGTTTAGTAACAAAGTTGAGTCTTTTGTCATATGGTAGGCAATTGCATTCATATATGTTGAAGAGTGGGAATAGTTTAAGCAGGTATTCACTAAGTTCTTTGATTGTTATGTATTCGAAATGCGGGTGTTTCAGAGATGCTTGGAGGGTCTTTGATGGATCTGTCGTTGGGTTTGTTGACACGGTTTCTAAGAATACTATGGTGGCagcttgttttagagaaggTGAGGTGGAAATGGCTCGGGATGTGTTTTCAACTAGGCCACAGTTGAATGATGAAGTTTCTTGGAACACAATGATTTCGGGTTTTGCCCAAAACGGGTATGAAGAGGAGGCCATCCGGTTGTTCAGGAGCATGATGGAGGAGGGATTTAAATGGAATGAACACAGTTTTTCTAGCGTTATAAGTGCTTGTTCTGGCGTGAAGAATTTGAAACTTGGGAAGGAAATTCACGCCTTGATTTTGAAGGAAGGGATGACTTTGAATCCATTTCTTAGCAGTAGTTTCGTAAATCTTTATTGCAAGTGTGGTCTCTTGAATTATGCACATTCTGTTTGTACAACTACTCAGAAAGACAACCCTTTTGCCGTCACACCATTAATCGTAGGATATTCAGAAGCGGGTAATATGTTAGAAGCAAGAAGGCTTTTTGACTCATTGCCTGATAAGAATCATGTTGTATGGTCTGCTATGATATCTGGGTATGTGAAAGTCAATCAATGTGAATATGCTTTTCAGCTTTTCAGAGAGTTAATGACACAGAAAACAACTGTTCCTGATGAACTGATTTTCATAAACCTGCTCGGCGCATGCGCCATACATGCAACCTTTAATTATGGGCAGCAAATACATGCCTGTATACTAAGAACTGGCACCGCAATGAATACTAAGTTGGCAAATTCATTGGTTGATACATACTCAAAAAGTGGAAATGTAACATATGCACAGAGGGTTTTTCAATTGTCTGTTGATAGAGATACTATCCTTTATAATAGTATGATAGCTGGTTATGCTCTCCATGGGTATGAAAATGAAGCTATTCAGCTTTTCAGTCAGATGACAGAGCAAGGTTTCCAACCTGATGAAGTCACTTTCCTTGCTCTTCTATCAGTTTGCAGGCACCGTGGATTAGTAAAAATAGGAGAAGAGTATTTCTTTTCCATGACCAAAGATCACAATATATCACCAGGAACTGATCATTACGCAAGCATGATCGATTTGTATGGAAGGGCAAATCAACTTGACAAAGCTGTAAACTTAATGGAGAAGTTGCCCATGGAACCAGATGCTGTAATTCTGGGAACATTTCTAAATGCTTGCAAAATGAACAGAAATGCTGAACTTGCAAAAGCTGCAGAGGATAAGCTATTGCAAATTGAAGGAGGGAACGGGTCTAGATACGCGCAATTGGCTGGTATCTATGCCTCGGAAGGGAAATGGAATGAGATGGGGAGGGTAATGAAGATGATGAGAGGACGAGAAGCCAAGAAAACTGCGGGTTGCAGTTGGGTATATGTAGGCGACACAGTTCATTCCTTTATCTCTTGGGATAAATCTCACTCGGA is part of the Solanum lycopersicum chromosome 1, SLM_r2.1 genome and harbors:
- the LOC104649423 gene encoding protein ENHANCED DISEASE RESISTANCE 4 isoform X5, which produces MSEQAKVRLVRCPKCENLLPELTDYSVYQCGGCGAVLRAKNKNEELNKFVEKSEEETMEKPENFDLSDKKLMNMADGSGYDVKSNGSSSSRDRRRALRDAPETYRANLRNVADNWANEDDRVMYKTNIDEQRQENMANEFDPFDSQNGKEIETRGIGRITPYRSSRQRSEAEVLSRSRRADREGMRFSSSIHSEEGSLRYSSGSIYDSDKRLYRKDVDGFNQEEQIQENKAKEFELSESRNGKEIESRRTGRVPDWRSEAEVLPRARRVDPEGMRYASSVNSEEGPSGYWSGSNYDNDKRLYGKDVDDLSQVDCPVDERAELLRKFDELKEQLSRFGDVSELPNERVPLERRMAHHEGYGNPVDRFPESSTRILNGALAQNHVSGERPPYLNHYNAPSPSMNSHDMAGGGFYPSRDRIQGYGGPRRSQLLGGDPYEAPAPFQLQPSHSRFSGRSMGNEITPTDPYRPYLPQANPHHPSCNCFHCCNLNQVRRRAPPAAFGEKRFSDISQNPTFHHHQNRGAFAVGGFARRLPPRGQSSGQLCLPVAGGAPFLTCFNCFQLLQIPKEVFHGGKRQKMKCGSCSAVMVIAVSDNKLTVSIDERIDKSTKKMGHQQRVMLNEGNRYSNGHTNRPSMTFSSEDYDTSKYDFHAMDQELGSLSTGRGSSLKSAEMRSLCSTSSRSSREEDNLNKFAATMEKSDSELPMKGKESPPPAGSPLQEYFDHSNKFHAANRLDHGNRSTRSDAEKLMQKRTTSEQNSTKDLAAATEMDIPSNEYGNTSSSLGSGVYCKEGDQLKATKASFFSGIIKNSFKEFSRSDSSDGEKANITVNGHLIPDRLIKRAEKRAGPIQPGHYWYDFRAGFWGVIGGHCLGIIPPFIEEFNYPMPVNCAGGGTGVFVNGRELNPKDLKLLASRGLPADRDGSYILEISGRVLDEDSGEELESLGKLAPTVEKAKRGFGMRPPKVEA
- the LOC104649423 gene encoding protein ENHANCED DISEASE RESISTANCE 4 isoform X7 — encoded protein: MSEQAKVRLVRCPKCENLLPELTDYSVYQCGGCGAVLRAKNKNEELNKFVEKSEEETMEKPENFDLSDKKLMNMADGSGYDVKSNGSSSSRDRRRALRDAPETYRANLRNVADNWANEDDRVMYKTNIDEQRQENMANEFDPFDSQNGKEIETRGIGRITPYRSSRQRSEAEVLSRSRRADREGMRFSSSIHSEEGSLRYSSGSIYDSDKRLYRKDVDGFNQEEQIQENKAKEFELSESRNGKEIESRRTGRVPDWRSEAEVLPRARRVDPEGMRYASSVNSEEGPSGYWSGSNYDNDKRLYGKDVDDLSQVDCPVDERAELLRKFDELKEQLSRFGDVSELPNERVPLERRMAHHEGYGNPVDRFPESSTRILNGALAQNHVSGERPPYLNHYNAPSPSMNSHDMAGGGFYPSRDRIQGYGGPRRSQLLGGDPYEAPAPFQLQPSHSRFSGRSMGNEITPTDPYRPYLPQANPHHPSCNCFHCCNLNQVRRRAPPAAFGEKRFSDISQNPTFHHHQNRGAFAVGGFARRLPPRGQSSGQLCLPVAGGAPFLTCFNCFQLLQIPKEVFHGGKRQKMKYKSTKKMGHQQRVMLNEGNRYSNGHTNRPSMTFSSEDYDTSKYDFHAMDQELGSLSTGRGSSLKSAEMRSLCSTSSRSSREEDNLNKFAATMEKSDSELPMKGKESPPPAGSPLQEYFDHSNKFHAANRLDHGNRSTRSDAEKLMQKRTTSEQNSTKDLAAATEMDIPSNEYGNTSSSLGSGVYCKEGDQLKATKASFFSGIIKNSFKEFSRSDSSDGEKANITVNGHLIPDRLIKRAEKRAGPIQPGHYWYDFRAGFWGVIGGHCLGIIPPFIEEFNYPMPVNCAGGGTGVFVNGRELNPKDLKLLASRGLPADRDGSYILEISGRVLDEDSGEELESLGKLAPTVEKAKRGFGMRPPKVEA